Genomic window (Cyanobacteriota bacterium):
TGGGTGGTTTTTCACATCATGGCAGATTCTATTATGGTTACGGTTCCGGCCACGACGGCCAATATTGGGGCAGGGTTCGACTGTCTAGGGGCAGCATTGACTCTGACTAATCAATTTACATTTACCCTGATGGACTCATCGCTTCCAGAGTTATTAGCGATTGAAGCGATTGGTCTAGAGGCGAGTCGTGTAAAAACCGATGCCCATAACTTAGTCTATCGATCCTTTGCCAAACTATTTCGTCACATTGGCAAGCCTGTGCCGCCCGTCAATATCAAGATTGAGTTAGGGGTGCCGTTATCACGGGGGTTGGGCAGTTCGGCAACGGCGATCGTCGGTGGGCTGGTAGGTGCAAATTACTTAGCTGGTTCCCCTCTACGGGAGACCGAGCTTTTGCATTTAGCCATTGCTATCGAGGGGCATCCTGACAATGTAGTGCCTGCCCTGTTAGGTGGTTGTCGGCTGGCTGTGGCCACGGGTGAGACGTGGGTGGTCTGCGATGTGCCTTGGCATGAATCGATAGTCCCGATCGTTGCCATTCCTGAATTTGAGCTATCCACCTCAGAAGCCCGAAGAGCACTGCCATCCCACTACAGTCGGGCTGACGCAATTTTCAATGCTGCTCATGTAGGACTGTTGTTGCGGGGCCTAGAAACTGGTGATAAGAACTGGTTACGAGCTGCCCTTGACGATCGGATTCATCAACCCTATCGCAAAGTGCTAATCCCTGGATTTGATGCCGTTTATACTGCTGCTCTTGATGCTGGTGCCTATGGATTAGTCATTAGCGGAGCCGGGCCAACATTGCTAGCCCTAGCTCCTGGATCTATAACTGCAACTGTAGAATCAGTGCTGAGAACTGCTTGGCAAACAGCAGGTATAACTGTGAAGACAAT
Coding sequences:
- the thrB gene encoding homoserine kinase; this translates as MADSIMVTVPATTANIGAGFDCLGAALTLTNQFTFTLMDSSLPELLAIEAIGLEASRVKTDAHNLVYRSFAKLFRHIGKPVPPVNIKIELGVPLSRGLGSSATAIVGGLVGANYLAGSPLRETELLHLAIAIEGHPDNVVPALLGGCRLAVATGETWVVCDVPWHESIVPIVAIPEFELSTSEARRALPSHYSRADAIFNAAHVGLLLRGLETGDKNWLRAALDDRIHQPYRKVLIPGFDAVYTAALDAGAYGLVISGAGPTLLALAPGSITATVESVLRTAWQTAGITVKTMTLDIEHQGTIAQALPKSASQPAM